The Anaerohalosphaeraceae bacterium genome has a segment encoding these proteins:
- a CDS encoding MarC family protein has protein sequence MRDFWMVFVPLFVAVDAMGILPIYMGLVEGVSPAERRRVVKHSFFTALSVAVGFIFLGKGIFRFLGISVSDFMVAGGALLFIIATLDLTSGTKFARRVDTLGAVPLGVPLIVGPAVLTTSLMLVDVHGLAATLAAVLLNLVLAVGILLTAEFWNRLLGSTGSQALSKVASLILAAIAVMMIRRGLLGIFPGWGGGV, from the coding sequence ATGCGTGATTTCTGGATGGTCTTTGTTCCGCTGTTTGTCGCGGTCGATGCGATGGGGATATTGCCGATTTATATGGGGCTTGTTGAAGGGGTTTCGCCTGCGGAACGCCGTCGGGTTGTTAAACATTCCTTTTTTACAGCGCTGTCGGTGGCGGTGGGATTCATCTTTTTGGGCAAAGGTATTTTTCGTTTTTTGGGCATCAGCGTTTCTGATTTTATGGTGGCCGGCGGGGCGCTGCTGTTTATTATAGCGACCCTGGATTTGACTTCGGGGACCAAGTTTGCCCGTCGGGTGGATACGCTGGGGGCTGTTCCGCTGGGGGTGCCGCTGATTGTGGGGCCGGCGGTACTGACGACCAGTCTGATGCTGGTGGATGTGCACGGGCTGGCGGCAACGCTGGCGGCGGTGCTGCTGAATCTGGTGCTGGCGGTCGGGATTTTGCTGACGGCGGAGTTCTGGAATCGGCTGCTGGGGTCAACGGGCTCGCAGGCACTTTCCAAAGTGGCCAGTCTGATTCTGGCGGCGATTGCCGTGATGATGATTCGCCGGGGTCTGCTGGGGATTTTCCCGGGCTGGGGCGGGGGTGTTTAA
- the gltA gene encoding NADPH-dependent glutamate synthase translates to MSELSKKLQELLEKQRSGQLKTKERFEIPPQEMPQQDPVVRRSNMNEVALGYTEEQARLEALRCLQCPTAPCVEGCPVRIPIPAFIAQIAAGNYAKALEIIKEYSLLPAVCGRVCPQEVQCQEKCTVGLKFKDVMKSVSIGRLERFAADWGADRAETPRVAAPTGQKVAIIGSGPGGIVAASDTRRAGHSVTIFEAFHKPGGVMVYGIPEFRLPKAIVHKEIETLRKMGVEIVCNFIVGRTRTIEQLMKEDGFDAVYIGVGAGLPKFMGIEGEQLVGVYSANEYLTRANLMKAYQFGRGADTPIARSRRVAVFGGGNVAMDAARMAVRLGAEKVYLVYRRSEKEMPARVEEVHHAKEEGVEFCLLQNPKRILGNEQGQVVGVECLRYELGEPDESGRRRPVPIAGSEFVLDVDTVIVAIGNGANPLLQQTTPGLKFNKWGNIEVDENCRTSLEGVYAGGDIVLGAATVILAMGQGRIAAAAINEYLAGKRR, encoded by the coding sequence GTGAGCGAACTGTCTAAAAAACTTCAGGAACTGCTGGAAAAGCAGCGAAGCGGGCAATTGAAGACAAAAGAGCGATTTGAGATTCCTCCGCAGGAGATGCCGCAGCAGGACCCTGTGGTTCGGCGGTCGAATATGAATGAAGTGGCGCTGGGCTATACGGAGGAGCAGGCGCGGCTGGAGGCACTGCGGTGTCTTCAGTGTCCGACGGCTCCGTGTGTGGAGGGCTGTCCGGTTCGGATTCCGATTCCTGCTTTTATTGCACAGATTGCGGCGGGCAACTATGCCAAGGCGCTGGAGATAATCAAGGAGTATTCGCTTTTGCCGGCGGTCTGCGGTCGGGTGTGTCCGCAGGAGGTGCAGTGCCAGGAAAAATGCACCGTAGGGCTGAAATTCAAGGACGTGATGAAGAGTGTATCGATCGGCCGGCTGGAGCGGTTTGCAGCGGATTGGGGGGCGGACAGGGCCGAGACACCTCGGGTGGCCGCACCGACAGGGCAGAAGGTGGCGATTATCGGGTCCGGTCCCGGCGGGATTGTGGCGGCGTCGGATACGCGGCGGGCGGGGCATTCGGTGACGATTTTTGAGGCGTTTCACAAGCCGGGGGGGGTGATGGTGTACGGAATTCCGGAGTTTCGTCTGCCGAAGGCGATTGTGCACAAGGAGATTGAGACGCTGCGGAAGATGGGGGTGGAGATTGTCTGCAATTTTATCGTGGGGCGGACGCGGACAATCGAGCAGCTGATGAAAGAGGACGGCTTTGATGCGGTGTATATCGGAGTGGGGGCGGGGCTGCCGAAGTTTATGGGCATTGAGGGAGAACAGCTGGTCGGGGTGTACAGCGCCAACGAATACCTGACGCGGGCGAATCTGATGAAGGCCTATCAGTTCGGCCGGGGGGCGGACACGCCGATTGCCCGCAGCCGTCGGGTGGCGGTTTTCGGCGGCGGCAATGTGGCGATGGACGCGGCGCGAATGGCCGTGCGGCTGGGGGCGGAAAAGGTGTATCTGGTGTATCGGCGGAGCGAAAAAGAAATGCCCGCGCGGGTGGAAGAGGTGCATCACGCCAAAGAGGAAGGGGTGGAATTCTGTCTGCTGCAGAATCCCAAGCGGATATTGGGCAATGAGCAGGGTCAGGTGGTCGGTGTGGAGTGCCTGCGGTATGAGCTGGGCGAGCCGGATGAGTCGGGGCGTCGGCGTCCGGTGCCGATTGCGGGCAGCGAGTTTGTGCTGGATGTCGATACGGTGATTGTGGCGATCGGCAACGGGGCCAATCCGCTTCTGCAGCAGACGACGCCGGGGCTGAAATTCAACAAATGGGGCAATATTGAGGTGGATGAGAACTGCCGCACGTCCCTGGAGGGGGTGTATGCGGGCGGGGATATTGTGCTGGGGGCGGCGACGGTGATTTTGGCGATGGGGCAGGGGCGGATTGCGGCGGCGGCCATCAATGAGTATCTGGCGGGCAAACGGCGCTGA
- a CDS encoding chemotaxis response regulator protein-glutamate methylesterase has translation MPPAATETTKVLIVDDSAIVRKILSTQLGAHPSIEVIATAPDPYIARDKIVQLNPDVLILDVEMPRMDGVTFLKKLMKHHPMPVIIFSSLTPQGSKTAIEALASGAVEVLAKPGPSYSVGDACKHLCETILAIPKGRYPKPVATQAEPVKPLESASMLETTNKILAIGASTGGVQALTCVLSALPPDCPGTVVVQHMPAQFTRSFAERLNSECKVQVKEAADGDSVIPGRVLIAPGGYHMVLQRSGANYYVSIKDGPAVCHQKPSVEVLFNSVAKYAGPNAVGAILTGMGNDGAKGLLAMRQAGAHTIAQDEATCIVFGMPKEAIKLDAAEVVLPLDKIASALIQYAQN, from the coding sequence ATGCCTCCGGCTGCTACGGAAACGACCAAGGTTTTGATTGTCGATGATTCCGCGATTGTCCGAAAAATCCTCAGCACCCAGCTGGGAGCCCATCCGTCGATTGAAGTGATTGCCACCGCTCCCGACCCCTATATCGCCCGCGACAAAATCGTCCAGCTCAACCCCGATGTGCTGATTCTGGACGTCGAAATGCCCCGAATGGACGGCGTCACCTTCCTGAAGAAACTGATGAAGCATCATCCGATGCCGGTCATTATTTTCAGTTCTTTGACGCCGCAGGGCAGCAAAACCGCCATCGAAGCCCTCGCCTCGGGTGCCGTTGAAGTCCTGGCAAAACCGGGGCCGTCCTATTCCGTCGGCGATGCCTGTAAACATCTTTGCGAAACCATTCTGGCCATTCCCAAAGGCCGTTATCCCAAACCCGTTGCGACACAGGCCGAGCCGGTAAAACCTCTCGAATCCGCCTCGATGCTCGAGACTACAAACAAAATCCTGGCCATCGGCGCCTCCACAGGCGGGGTACAGGCCCTCACCTGCGTCCTGTCCGCTCTCCCGCCGGATTGTCCGGGAACCGTCGTCGTTCAGCATATGCCCGCCCAATTCACCCGTTCCTTCGCGGAGCGGCTCAACAGCGAATGCAAAGTCCAGGTCAAAGAAGCCGCGGACGGCGACTCCGTCATCCCCGGCAGAGTCCTCATCGCCCCCGGCGGCTATCACATGGTTCTCCAGCGTTCCGGTGCCAATTACTACGTCTCCATCAAAGACGGACCCGCCGTCTGTCATCAGAAGCCCAGCGTCGAAGTCCTCTTCAACTCCGTCGCCAAATATGCCGGCCCCAACGCCGTCGGCGCCATCCTCACCGGCATGGGCAATGACGGCGCCAAGGGACTGTTGGCCATGAGACAGGCCGGCGCCCACACCATCGCACAGGATGAGGCCACCTGCATCGTCTTTGGAATGCCTAAGGAAGCCATCAAACTGGATGCCGCCGAGGTCGTTTTGCCGCTCGACAAAATCGCCTCTGCATTGATTCAGTACGCGCAAAATTAA
- a CDS encoding DUF6569 family protein: protein MNEEVRGVQILADLSEKLQTRPPLTYRNLTLVPLAGLNGSVSYLLASEAIEQGLLTVREVSTAGQVNSLRVENKSPHRILLLDGEELVGAKQNRILNTTILLEAQTVQDIPVSCVEQGRWHHCRPDFASGGLSFPKLRASKTRRVTESLCSIGQPLADQGEIWDEVDHALQAFELHSPTKAMKDVYDRQKDSWEDFTKALPYPEGACGVAAAICGRVLILDVFDKPDTLKKIWPRLTAAYALEALQQRKEPEKPFDEKNARFFLDGLKRCQTHLFRAVGLGEELRFQSDELFGQALWFEQSVIHLALFPNDGREHGQSRMMPPAFRRSRYMY, encoded by the coding sequence ATGAACGAAGAAGTCAGGGGAGTCCAAATTCTTGCCGATTTATCCGAAAAACTTCAAACCAGACCGCCGTTAACCTATCGGAATTTGACGCTGGTTCCGCTGGCCGGACTGAACGGCTCGGTCTCTTATCTGCTGGCCTCCGAAGCCATCGAGCAGGGGCTGCTGACAGTCCGGGAAGTCAGCACAGCAGGACAAGTTAATTCCCTGCGTGTCGAAAACAAAAGTCCGCATCGCATCCTTCTGCTCGACGGCGAAGAACTCGTCGGAGCCAAACAAAACCGTATTCTGAACACCACAATCCTTTTGGAGGCCCAAACCGTTCAGGATATTCCCGTCTCCTGTGTGGAGCAGGGTCGCTGGCATCACTGTCGGCCCGATTTTGCCTCCGGCGGCCTCTCGTTCCCCAAATTGCGGGCCTCAAAAACCCGCCGGGTTACCGAGTCGCTCTGCTCCATCGGACAACCCTTGGCCGATCAGGGCGAAATCTGGGACGAAGTGGACCATGCGCTCCAGGCATTTGAGCTCCATTCTCCAACCAAAGCGATGAAAGATGTGTACGACCGTCAAAAAGACAGCTGGGAGGATTTTACAAAAGCCCTCCCTTACCCGGAAGGAGCCTGCGGAGTGGCCGCAGCCATCTGCGGACGTGTGCTGATACTGGATGTTTTCGATAAGCCCGACACCCTGAAAAAAATCTGGCCGCGCCTCACCGCCGCCTATGCCCTCGAGGCGCTCCAGCAAAGAAAGGAACCCGAAAAACCGTTCGATGAAAAAAACGCCCGATTCTTTCTCGACGGCCTGAAACGATGCCAAACCCATCTGTTCAGGGCCGTCGGGCTCGGAGAGGAACTTCGCTTCCAGTCCGATGAGCTCTTCGGACAGGCCTTATGGTTTGAACAGTCCGTCATCCATCTGGCCTTATTTCCCAATGACGGACGCGAACACGGGCAAAGCCGAATGATGCCGCCAGCCTTCCGGCGGTCCCGGTACATGTACTAA
- a CDS encoding aminotransferase class IV — translation MELAVLNENLLPLTEVPLDKMDRGLFFGDGVYEVLRSYHGRIFALEEHLARFERSAVEIQLGGFDIAQIRSRILEAFEKASFRTAKIYFHLTRGCELREHLPGPNLKPSFFLTVQELHDDPKKKEHGIRVCTHPDLRWKRCDIKSLNLLPNVLARMEADRKGCTEAVLVNDQGVITEGAGSAFFAVNGKEKTLYTHPLGPQILPSITRAVVLRIARDAGLTPVEQAVTPQQAAHMDELFLAVTTKDILPITQFDGNPVGTGRPGPCTAALVKKFQEYVAAYAQRP, via the coding sequence ATGGAACTGGCTGTTCTGAATGAAAACCTGCTGCCGCTCACCGAAGTCCCGCTGGACAAAATGGACCGCGGGCTGTTCTTCGGAGACGGCGTCTATGAAGTGCTCCGCAGCTACCACGGACGCATCTTTGCCCTCGAAGAGCATCTGGCCCGCTTTGAACGAAGCGCTGTCGAAATCCAGCTGGGCGGTTTCGACATCGCCCAAATCCGCTCGCGTATCCTCGAGGCCTTCGAAAAAGCCAGCTTCCGGACCGCCAAAATCTATTTTCACCTCACCCGCGGCTGCGAACTCCGCGAACACCTGCCCGGCCCGAATCTCAAACCCTCCTTCTTTCTGACCGTTCAGGAGCTCCACGACGACCCGAAAAAAAAGGAGCACGGCATCCGCGTCTGCACCCATCCGGACCTGCGATGGAAGCGATGCGACATCAAGTCTCTTAATCTGCTCCCGAATGTCCTGGCCCGCATGGAGGCCGACCGAAAAGGATGCACCGAAGCCGTTCTGGTCAATGACCAGGGGGTGATTACGGAGGGGGCGGGTTCGGCCTTCTTTGCCGTCAACGGCAAAGAAAAAACTCTTTATACCCATCCCCTCGGCCCTCAAATCCTGCCTTCTATCACCCGAGCCGTGGTCCTTCGAATCGCCCGCGATGCCGGGCTGACACCTGTCGAGCAGGCCGTCACGCCGCAGCAGGCCGCCCACATGGACGAGCTGTTCCTGGCCGTAACCACCAAAGACATCCTGCCGATTACGCAGTTTGACGGAAACCCCGTCGGAACAGGCCGACCCGGCCCCTGCACCGCCGCCCTTGTCAAAAAGTTCCAGGAATACGTCGCCGCCTACGCCCAGCGTCCTTAA
- a CDS encoding sulfide/dihydroorotate dehydrogenase-like FAD/NAD-binding protein, which translates to MYNILSKKQLSEHVFQMEVEAPYVARARKPGQFVIVSVDEEGGERIPLTIAGADETKGTIRLIFQRVGKATAQMADLKEGDSLGYVAGPLGKPTHIDQFGVCVCVGGGIGIAPLLPIAEALKKAGNRVVSILGARTKGLLILEEEFRQFSDELIVVTDDGSYGRKALVTEPLGEVCRREPKPDFVIAIGPTIMMKFCCETTRPFGIPTQVSLNTIMVDGTGMCGGCRVEVGGKTQFVCVDGPEFDGHQVNFDLMMKRMAAYKDLEQRAYEEYRQHRCKIGLEPRG; encoded by the coding sequence GTGTATAACATCCTGTCTAAAAAGCAGTTGTCAGAACATGTCTTTCAAATGGAGGTGGAAGCGCCGTATGTAGCCCGAGCCCGGAAACCGGGGCAGTTTGTGATTGTCTCGGTGGATGAGGAGGGCGGGGAGCGGATTCCGCTGACGATTGCCGGAGCGGATGAGACGAAGGGGACGATTCGGCTGATTTTTCAGCGGGTGGGCAAGGCGACGGCTCAGATGGCGGATTTGAAGGAGGGAGACAGTCTGGGGTATGTAGCGGGACCGCTGGGCAAGCCGACGCATATTGACCAGTTCGGGGTCTGTGTCTGTGTGGGCGGGGGGATTGGGATTGCGCCGCTTCTGCCGATAGCTGAGGCGCTCAAAAAAGCGGGAAACCGGGTTGTGAGCATTCTGGGGGCGCGAACGAAAGGGCTGCTGATTCTGGAGGAAGAATTCAGGCAGTTCAGCGATGAGTTGATTGTGGTGACCGATGACGGTTCGTACGGGCGCAAGGCGCTGGTGACAGAGCCGCTGGGAGAGGTCTGCCGGCGGGAGCCCAAGCCCGATTTTGTGATTGCCATCGGTCCGACGATTATGATGAAGTTCTGCTGCGAGACGACGCGCCCCTTCGGGATTCCCACGCAGGTTTCGCTGAATACGATTATGGTGGATGGGACGGGGATGTGCGGCGGATGCCGGGTGGAAGTGGGCGGCAAGACGCAGTTTGTCTGTGTGGACGGACCGGAGTTTGACGGCCATCAGGTCAATTTTGATTTGATGATGAAGCGCATGGCCGCCTACAAGGACCTGGAACAGCGGGCGTATGAAGAGTACCGGCAGCATCGGTGCAAAATCGGGCTGGAGCCGCGGGGATAG
- a CDS encoding dihydrolipoamide acetyltransferase family protein codes for MAIEILLPRLGRTMEQAVIVAVHVQVGQKVSKGQVLADIETDKAAMQIESPADGTIRAVLVEPPVTLPVDTPLFVLTEDGRPIDPERLEKLKQQVQTARERVLEPAAPLAHSVSPADLLRIPEAPSLIRPQEAVKAFQTSGAVAPAQFKPGKKVPFTRWQAVVAQRMLLSKRQIPCFYLNLQVDVTELAQLRDTLKQKGNNLSYNDFLLKAAAVSLRRYPILTGRLGTDTIELAPQIDIGLAVASEQGVVAPVLRAVDTLSLPQISAAVEDLVTRARRNALRPEDLDGGSMTVSNLGGYGIDSFIPIVIPGQTSILGVGRIREQCVPDGNQIQIRKRMTLTLSVDHRIVNGAEAAQFLDHIKKLLEHPQELLDNP; via the coding sequence ATGGCGATTGAAATTCTTTTGCCTCGTTTAGGTCGGACAATGGAACAGGCCGTCATTGTGGCCGTCCATGTCCAGGTTGGACAAAAAGTCAGCAAAGGCCAGGTCCTGGCCGATATCGAAACGGACAAGGCGGCCATGCAGATTGAATCCCCCGCCGATGGAACCATACGCGCCGTTCTCGTCGAACCGCCGGTTACTCTGCCGGTGGATACCCCTCTCTTTGTGCTCACCGAAGACGGACGACCCATCGACCCTGAACGGCTGGAAAAACTCAAACAGCAGGTCCAAACCGCCCGCGAAAGGGTCCTCGAACCCGCTGCTCCCCTTGCCCATTCCGTTTCTCCTGCAGACCTCCTGCGGATTCCGGAAGCCCCCTCCCTCATCAGACCCCAGGAAGCCGTGAAGGCCTTTCAGACTTCCGGTGCCGTTGCGCCTGCCCAGTTCAAACCCGGCAAAAAAGTCCCTTTTACACGCTGGCAGGCCGTCGTAGCCCAAAGAATGCTCCTTTCCAAACGTCAAATCCCCTGCTTTTACCTGAATCTGCAGGTCGACGTGACAGAATTGGCTCAATTGCGGGATACCCTCAAGCAAAAGGGCAACAACCTGTCTTATAACGACTTTCTCCTCAAAGCCGCCGCCGTTTCCCTGCGGCGATACCCCATTTTAACAGGTCGTCTGGGGACAGATACCATTGAGCTGGCCCCCCAAATCGATATCGGACTGGCTGTTGCCTCCGAACAGGGGGTTGTCGCACCGGTCCTGCGGGCGGTGGATACCCTGTCTTTGCCCCAGATTTCCGCCGCCGTTGAAGATCTGGTCACCCGAGCACGCCGAAACGCCCTGCGCCCTGAAGACCTCGACGGCGGTTCGATGACCGTCAGCAATCTGGGCGGCTACGGTATCGACTCCTTTATCCCAATCGTTATCCCCGGTCAGACGTCCATTTTGGGCGTCGGACGAATCCGCGAACAATGCGTCCCCGACGGGAACCAAATCCAAATCCGAAAACGAATGACCCTCACCCTCTCGGTAGATCACCGCATCGTCAACGGTGCAGAAGCCGCCCAGTTTCTTGACCATATCAAAAAACTGCTCGAACACCCCCAGGAACTGCTCGACAACCCTTAA
- a CDS encoding transcriptional regulator, with protein sequence MSRGQSLMRQWNLLKALQSVYFGIDSQELAQRLECSQRQVLRDLNILRELGFPITYEERDFGKRFWKLSRHFIESDRLVFTPTELISIYLSQKLLSPLSGTQFGEGLASLLEKIKAMLSPRTLEYFSRLEEHLLVKTSALNTYAAHDKVIRILTRAVQDSQTVRLRYQSTRHPEPYETLYQPYGLIFFDGDLYCIGWMQRYEEIRTLKVSRIQSAESTGQSFRRPADFSLVRHVQDSFGIFSEPAAPCKIRIRFNGWAAANVRETRRHPSQTILEDQGDRLLAQFEIAPSAELIRWILSFGSHAQVLTPRSLIRQLENELQRMLEQYTATQKN encoded by the coding sequence ATGTCTCGCGGCCAGTCGCTGATGCGCCAGTGGAACCTCTTGAAAGCCCTCCAATCCGTCTATTTCGGCATTGACAGCCAGGAACTGGCCCAGCGCCTCGAATGCAGCCAGCGGCAGGTCCTGCGGGACCTGAATATCCTCCGCGAACTGGGCTTTCCCATCACCTACGAAGAGCGGGATTTCGGAAAGCGTTTCTGGAAATTGAGCCGCCATTTCATCGAAAGCGACCGGCTTGTCTTTACCCCCACAGAACTCATCAGCATCTACCTAAGCCAAAAACTCCTCTCTCCGCTGTCCGGCACCCAATTCGGCGAAGGACTGGCCTCGCTTCTGGAGAAAATCAAGGCCATGCTCTCCCCCCGCACCCTCGAATACTTCTCCAGACTCGAAGAACACCTTCTGGTCAAAACCTCCGCCCTGAACACCTACGCCGCCCACGACAAAGTCATCCGCATCCTCACCCGCGCCGTCCAGGACTCCCAGACCGTCCGCCTCCGCTATCAATCCACCCGGCATCCCGAGCCCTACGAAACCCTCTATCAGCCCTACGGTCTGATTTTCTTCGACGGTGACCTGTACTGCATCGGCTGGATGCAGCGATACGAAGAAATTCGCACCCTCAAAGTCAGCCGCATTCAGAGCGCCGAATCCACCGGCCAATCCTTCCGCCGACCGGCCGACTTCTCCCTCGTCCGACACGTTCAGGACAGCTTCGGCATCTTCTCCGAACCCGCTGCACCGTGCAAAATCCGCATCCGTTTTAACGGCTGGGCCGCCGCCAACGTCCGCGAAACACGCCGACACCCCTCCCAAACCATCCTCGAAGACCAAGGAGACCGGCTGCTGGCCCAGTTTGAAATCGCCCCCAGTGCCGAGCTGATTCGCTGGATTTTAAGCTTCGGCTCCCACGCACAAGTCCTGACACCGCGTTCCCTCATCCGGCAGCTCGAAAATGAACTGCAGCGGATGCTGGAGCAATACACAGCGACCCAAAAAAATTAA
- a CDS encoding chemotaxis protein CheD, which yields MMLTAVKKKNIVVQVSDARISADLDSVLVTYSLGSCVAVTLYDPAVPIGGMIHYQLPESSMDAARAQLEPFMFCDTGMDVLIQNLLRYGADKRRLIVKAAGGAAMKTGPQGFDIGKRNFLALRKALWKYSLLLKGQDVGGDQPRNFYLHLDDGTVIVKTGGIEKIL from the coding sequence ATGATGCTCACAGCTGTGAAAAAGAAAAACATCGTCGTGCAAGTCTCGGACGCCCGCATCTCTGCCGACTTGGATTCGGTCCTCGTGACCTACTCGCTCGGTTCCTGCGTCGCCGTCACCCTCTATGACCCCGCCGTCCCAATCGGCGGCATGATTCATTATCAGCTGCCGGAATCCTCTATGGACGCCGCCCGAGCCCAGCTCGAACCGTTCATGTTCTGCGATACCGGGATGGATGTTCTCATCCAGAATCTGCTCCGATACGGCGCCGACAAACGCCGTTTGATTGTCAAGGCCGCCGGAGGAGCGGCCATGAAAACCGGTCCGCAGGGGTTTGATATCGGAAAACGCAATTTTCTGGCTTTGCGAAAAGCCCTCTGGAAATACAGCCTGCTGCTGAAAGGTCAGGATGTCGGCGGCGATCAGCCCCGCAACTTTTACCTGCATCTGGATGACGGCACCGTCATTGTCAAAACCGGCGGAATTGAAAAAATCTTGTAA
- a CDS encoding protein-glutamate O-methyltransferase CheR, with amino-acid sequence MTLIQPILDELVLTDEQFARICRMVYEHCGINLHEGKKELVRARLAKMLRKYHMKSYDEYIDFVLQDVGGKTFYEMIDQISTNLTSFFREPKHFEYLTQKFLPELIAKKQKIGRLRIRAWSAGCSSGEEPYSMAITLLESLPKNQTWDVRILATDISTRVLQTAQQGLYEAQRVAAVSADLKRRYLIPRKERNGEMYYEVASAARNILTFKYLNLMDPWPFRGPFDFIFCRNVMIYFDKPTQEKLVNRFWDILDVDGHFFTGHSESLTGIRHSFSYVQPTIYRKQ; translated from the coding sequence ATGACTTTAATCCAGCCTATCTTGGACGAATTGGTTCTGACGGATGAGCAGTTTGCACGGATTTGCCGAATGGTTTATGAGCACTGCGGCATCAATCTCCACGAGGGCAAAAAGGAGCTCGTCCGCGCCCGCCTGGCCAAAATGCTTCGAAAATACCATATGAAATCCTACGACGAATACATCGATTTCGTCCTGCAGGATGTCGGCGGAAAAACGTTCTACGAAATGATCGACCAAATCAGCACCAACCTGACCAGTTTTTTCCGCGAACCCAAACACTTTGAATACCTCACACAGAAGTTTCTGCCGGAACTGATTGCCAAAAAGCAGAAAATCGGCCGCCTCCGAATCCGCGCCTGGAGCGCTGGATGTTCCTCCGGCGAAGAACCTTATTCGATGGCCATCACCCTGCTCGAATCCCTCCCCAAAAATCAGACCTGGGATGTGCGGATTCTGGCCACGGATATCTCTACACGCGTCCTTCAGACGGCTCAGCAGGGGCTCTACGAAGCCCAGCGTGTCGCTGCCGTCTCCGCCGACCTCAAACGACGCTACTTAATCCCGCGAAAAGAAAGAAACGGAGAGATGTACTACGAAGTCGCCTCTGCTGCCCGAAACATTCTTACGTTCAAGTACCTGAACCTGATGGACCCCTGGCCGTTTCGAGGCCCTTTTGATTTCATCTTCTGCCGAAATGTAATGATTTACTTTGACAAACCTACCCAAGAAAAACTCGTCAACCGTTTCTGGGATATCCTCGATGTCGACGGGCATTTCTTCACCGGCCATTCCGAGTCCCTGACCGGAATCCGCCATTCCTTCTCTTACGTACAGCCGACTATCTATAGGAAACAATGA
- the rplU gene encoding 50S ribosomal protein L21, translated as MRKTMYAIIEQGGKQYKVVQGDMLRIELTDAPADAQTIQLDKVLLVRDGDSIRIGEPYVKGAKVTARFQGTAEESVVKGPKLYPMYFRRRKNSKKKIGHRQKYQQVVIERIEA; from the coding sequence ATGAGGAAGACAATGTACGCGATTATCGAACAAGGCGGCAAGCAATATAAGGTCGTTCAGGGAGATATGCTTCGGATTGAGCTGACGGATGCACCGGCGGACGCTCAGACGATTCAGCTGGACAAGGTGCTGCTGGTGCGGGATGGGGATTCGATTCGAATCGGCGAACCGTATGTGAAGGGGGCTAAAGTGACGGCCCGTTTCCAGGGGACAGCCGAAGAGTCGGTGGTCAAAGGGCCCAAGCTGTATCCGATGTATTTCCGCCGCCGCAAGAACTCCAAGAAGAAAATCGGACATCGGCAGAAATATCAGCAGGTTGTGATTGAGCGGATTGAGGCGTAA